A window from Methylocystis sp. MJC1 encodes these proteins:
- a CDS encoding hybrid sensor histidine kinase/response regulator yields MSETGSSRMTANRAPKKSIARKLAMLVTIAVATSAIAMSGVLLWRQTSHYAETKSKSLFASAHVFAAAAARGVAARDQNAVYQVIKAIGQIPDLIYARVESRGQLLAVMGGATQLDGDLRVTEGEALSISPLAILSSRSIQVEVPIINGGVNVGRFVLVADTRDLAEELQDAFKGMALGSAMALGVGLLVAFRLQKVFTKPILELSDAIWRIRRSHDYTDRVISKSDDEVGLLIDGFNAMLEELEERDKSLAAHRRDLEKDVSDRTRDLRIAKEAAESANSAKSDFLATMSHEIRTPMNGVMVMAELLAASDLPERQRRYAEVISKSGQILLAIINDILDFSKTESGKLQLEKIALDPAALAEDVTSLFAERAREKGLDLVSYVSPATPRLMTGDPVRINQIIANLVNNALKFTESGSVILKVGPDPKNLSRIRFAVTDTGIGIRAHKLRDIFGAFTQADQSTTRRFGGTGLGLAISKRLIECMEGELEVKSVHGRGSTFAFSIPAGACEKPANWPSPRKAGATALVAVKGDATRATVLRYLREAGYDAAEARGEILVADLVIADPHRIDAVERREDGYVLCLATFGDPAAHLMVRDGRADAAVSCPLRRSELVSLLSKIKVGHMLGGADDRRASGAVALPRHEGLRVLVADDTAINREVAIETLGQLGAIVETAENGLEAVTAVENGDFDIVLMDVSMPEVDGFEAARRIRERGGAAGKERVPIIALTAHVVGRAADAWKAAGMDGVLYKPYTIRSLAECLDTFKPRSQGATTKSEKSTSRAENQATRCFDAPLLNEKKLSGLGLLANDGPTPFLRRVFGLYLDHAPKSVAEMREALDAGDQVKIGRAAHALKSMSVNIAVDRVVAMAEDIERRANSDGSVGAENIALLDKALADTFEMIRNIGAGDAQAAPLPAQQAKTA; encoded by the coding sequence ATGAGTGAGACTGGTTCGTCTCGCATGACAGCAAACAGGGCGCCGAAGAAGTCGATCGCCCGAAAGCTGGCCATGCTCGTTACGATTGCTGTGGCGACGTCGGCGATCGCGATGAGCGGGGTGCTTCTCTGGCGCCAGACAAGCCATTACGCCGAGACAAAGTCCAAGTCCCTGTTCGCATCCGCGCACGTTTTCGCCGCGGCGGCGGCGCGTGGAGTGGCGGCGCGCGATCAGAACGCTGTCTATCAGGTCATCAAGGCGATCGGGCAAATTCCCGATTTGATCTATGCGCGCGTTGAAAGCCGCGGCCAGCTCCTCGCCGTCATGGGCGGCGCCACGCAACTCGATGGCGACTTGCGCGTAACCGAAGGAGAGGCCCTGTCGATCTCGCCGCTTGCGATTTTATCGAGCCGTAGCATCCAGGTCGAAGTTCCCATTATCAACGGCGGCGTCAATGTCGGTCGTTTCGTCCTCGTCGCAGATACGCGCGATCTCGCGGAAGAACTGCAGGACGCCTTCAAGGGAATGGCGCTCGGCTCCGCCATGGCGCTCGGTGTTGGCTTGCTCGTCGCCTTCAGGCTGCAGAAGGTTTTCACGAAACCTATTCTCGAACTGAGCGACGCGATCTGGCGCATTCGTCGCAGTCACGATTATACGGATCGGGTGATTTCGAAGAGCGACGATGAGGTCGGCTTGCTGATCGACGGCTTCAACGCGATGTTGGAGGAGCTCGAAGAACGCGACAAGAGCCTCGCGGCGCATCGGCGCGACCTCGAAAAAGACGTGAGCGATCGAACGCGCGATCTGCGGATTGCAAAAGAGGCCGCTGAAAGCGCCAATTCAGCAAAATCGGACTTCCTCGCGACGATGAGCCACGAAATCCGCACGCCCATGAATGGCGTGATGGTGATGGCCGAGCTCCTCGCCGCTTCCGACCTGCCCGAGCGCCAACGCCGCTATGCGGAAGTCATTTCCAAATCGGGCCAGATACTGCTGGCGATCATCAACGACATATTGGACTTCTCGAAAACCGAATCCGGCAAGCTTCAATTGGAGAAGATCGCGCTCGATCCTGCCGCGTTGGCCGAAGACGTCACGAGCCTCTTTGCGGAACGCGCGCGCGAGAAAGGACTCGATCTCGTTTCCTATGTCTCGCCGGCGACGCCCCGCCTGATGACAGGCGACCCTGTCCGGATAAATCAAATCATCGCCAACCTGGTCAACAACGCGTTGAAGTTCACCGAGTCCGGCTCGGTGATCCTGAAAGTCGGTCCAGACCCTAAAAATCTCTCGCGCATCCGCTTCGCCGTCACCGACACCGGGATAGGGATTCGCGCGCATAAGCTGCGCGACATTTTCGGCGCCTTCACGCAAGCCGATCAATCGACGACGCGCCGTTTTGGCGGCACGGGGCTCGGCCTCGCCATCAGCAAACGATTGATCGAATGCATGGAGGGCGAACTCGAGGTCAAGAGCGTCCATGGGCGCGGCTCCACCTTCGCGTTCTCCATTCCCGCTGGCGCGTGCGAAAAACCTGCGAATTGGCCGAGCCCGCGCAAAGCCGGCGCGACGGCGTTGGTCGCCGTAAAGGGCGACGCCACGCGGGCGACCGTTCTGCGCTATCTTCGGGAAGCCGGATATGACGCCGCCGAGGCGCGGGGCGAAATCCTCGTCGCGGACCTTGTGATCGCCGATCCGCATCGCATCGACGCAGTGGAGCGTCGGGAGGATGGCTATGTCCTGTGCCTCGCGACCTTCGGCGACCCGGCGGCGCATCTCATGGTTCGCGATGGGCGGGCGGACGCCGCGGTGTCATGTCCGCTGAGGCGTTCGGAGCTCGTCAGTCTCCTGAGTAAGATAAAGGTCGGGCATATGCTGGGCGGCGCCGATGACAGGCGAGCGTCCGGCGCGGTCGCTTTGCCCAGGCACGAAGGCTTGAGAGTGCTGGTGGCGGACGACACCGCCATCAATCGCGAGGTCGCCATCGAGACGCTCGGGCAGCTTGGCGCCATTGTTGAGACGGCGGAAAACGGACTGGAAGCCGTTACGGCGGTCGAAAACGGCGACTTCGACATCGTGCTGATGGACGTGAGCATGCCGGAGGTCGACGGCTTCGAAGCTGCGCGACGCATTCGAGAGCGCGGGGGCGCGGCCGGCAAGGAGCGTGTCCCAATCATCGCGCTCACCGCGCATGTCGTCGGGAGAGCGGCGGACGCCTGGAAGGCCGCAGGAATGGACGGCGTACTGTACAAGCCCTACACGATCCGATCCCTCGCCGAATGCCTCGACACCTTCAAGCCGCGCAGCCAGGGAGCGACGACAAAAAGCGAGAAGTCGACGTCACGAGCCGAGAATCAGGCGACGCGGTGCTTCGACGCGCCTTTGCTTAACGAGAAAAAGCTGAGCGGGCTGGGGCTGCTCGCCAACGACGGGCCGACGCCATTTCTGAGACGCGTATTCGGCCTTTATCTCGATCATGCGCCTAAATCCGTCGCGGAGATGCGAGAGGCCCTCGACGCCGGCGACCAGGTCAAGATTGGGCGCGCGGCGCATGCGTTGAAATCCATGAGCGTCAACATCGCCGTCGACCGCGTCGTCGCGATGGCGGAGGACATCGAGCGGCGGGCCAATTCCGATGGGTCCGTTGGAGCGGAGAACATCGCTCTACTCGATAAAGCGCTGGCCGACACTTTCGAGATGATCCGCAACATCGGAGCGGGCGACGCGCAGGCTGCGCCGCTACCAGCGCAACAAGCGAAGACCGCTTGA
- a CDS encoding pilus assembly protein TadG-related protein has translation MTSRSVRVARCLAALFSRQLCGLRIASADRRGSVAVVWSLALLPLIAVAGAGFDFLTISNLKSQLQAAADAGALRAARELRLARMSGFDVSSLAKTAAQSVLMRSAQPLSSVAISASLIDNNSAVQVNVSGLYDPKLLRVVYKQSVALSAQAVARTNGFPICALALEDKGARAIYLEESAKVTAQFCAVQSNSKSPQGLTGADASVLTAGMICSSGGKVGSKVNFNPDPLTDCPVVPDPLAARAPPPVGACTHNNELISGGTMTLMPGVYCGGLKVTNGATVTLSAGEYVMKDGPLIVEGGSTFTSLGAGVYLTGANAVFKFATDSSVSLTAPTSGPLAGILFFEDRAEPLLHTHEILSDNASNLLGTIYLSRGQLEVNANKTIGQASAFTIIVARRMQLYGGPNLILNSDYGKTNVPVPGGMNPGYSYLSK, from the coding sequence ATGACGAGCCGATCAGTGAGAGTGGCGCGCTGCCTGGCCGCGCTGTTCTCCCGCCAGCTATGCGGCTTGAGGATCGCCTCCGCAGATCGGCGGGGAAGCGTCGCGGTCGTCTGGTCGCTCGCGCTGCTACCGCTCATCGCTGTCGCTGGCGCGGGTTTTGATTTTCTGACGATCAGCAATCTGAAGAGCCAACTTCAGGCGGCGGCCGATGCGGGAGCGCTCCGCGCGGCGCGTGAGCTGCGGCTGGCGCGAATGAGCGGGTTCGACGTCTCGTCTTTGGCCAAGACGGCCGCCCAGAGCGTGCTGATGCGGTCGGCGCAACCCTTGAGTTCGGTCGCCATTTCGGCGTCGCTCATAGACAATAACAGCGCCGTGCAGGTGAATGTCAGCGGCCTCTATGATCCAAAGCTCTTGCGTGTCGTCTACAAGCAATCTGTGGCCTTGAGCGCGCAGGCCGTCGCGCGCACCAATGGTTTCCCGATTTGCGCGCTTGCGCTCGAGGACAAAGGCGCTCGTGCGATTTATCTCGAGGAGAGCGCCAAGGTCACCGCGCAGTTTTGCGCGGTCCAATCCAACTCCAAAAGTCCCCAGGGGTTGACCGGCGCCGATGCTTCGGTGCTGACGGCCGGCATGATTTGCAGCTCCGGCGGCAAGGTCGGCTCCAAGGTCAATTTCAATCCGGATCCGCTGACGGACTGTCCCGTCGTTCCCGATCCGCTGGCAGCGCGCGCGCCGCCGCCGGTCGGCGCCTGCACGCACAACAACGAATTGATTTCGGGTGGCACGATGACGCTGATGCCCGGCGTTTATTGCGGCGGGCTCAAGGTGACCAACGGCGCGACGGTGACGCTTTCTGCCGGCGAATATGTGATGAAGGACGGCCCGCTCATCGTCGAAGGCGGGTCGACTTTCACGTCGCTGGGCGCAGGCGTTTATCTGACCGGCGCGAACGCAGTCTTCAAATTCGCCACGGATTCATCGGTGAGCTTGACCGCGCCGACGAGCGGCCCGCTGGCAGGGATATTGTTTTTCGAGGACCGCGCGGAGCCGCTGTTGCACACGCACGAAATCCTCAGCGACAACGCCTCGAATCTGCTGGGCACGATTTACCTTTCGCGCGGGCAGCTCGAGGTCAACGCCAATAAGACGATCGGACAGGCGTCCGCCTTCACCATCATCGTCGCCCGGCGCATGCAGCTATACGGCGGTCCCAACCTGATTCTGAACTCCGACTACGGCAAGACCAATGTCCCTGTCCCCGGCGGCATGAACCCGGGCTACAGCTACTTGAGCAAATGA
- a CDS encoding response regulator, whose protein sequence is MSEQAANKWTFVLDDETRLLFVDDDPILAEFAKVHLATPATIIETASNGAEAWERLHKESFDIVLLDVEMPVLDGFGLLEKLRAEPRFAGLPVMMLTGRDDIASIDRAFQLGVNFFAAKPINWRQLSYSVRHVLRTAQMETALRRERKRSDELLKLTNSLLSLISLEAGTPLNDIIGFSDCIRQQIDGPVGESYLKYAAQIDAAARQLQDDFMDLVQSAELSAGSSRLSEDEYPASKILDAVVADISPEWLRLVLVDIHKPTETFDVRCDLMRLARAIGHLAEDVMRGAGHVDLAMSRTPDGGALVTIVATDASQTPPAVCLESRQGMGMAFARCVIELHGGALRSEKRAEGATLIEIFLPSPSARAGNPSFAGTEAA, encoded by the coding sequence GTGTCGGAGCAAGCGGCAAACAAATGGACATTCGTGCTCGACGACGAGACGCGTCTCTTGTTCGTCGACGACGATCCAATTCTGGCCGAATTCGCTAAAGTGCATCTCGCGACGCCTGCAACAATTATTGAGACGGCTTCAAACGGCGCAGAGGCCTGGGAGCGACTGCACAAAGAGTCTTTCGATATCGTGCTTCTCGATGTCGAAATGCCGGTTCTCGATGGCTTCGGGCTGCTGGAAAAGTTGCGCGCGGAGCCGAGGTTCGCCGGCCTTCCCGTCATGATGTTGACCGGGCGTGACGACATCGCGTCGATTGATCGCGCCTTCCAGCTCGGCGTCAATTTCTTTGCCGCGAAACCAATCAACTGGCGTCAGCTCAGTTACTCTGTTCGTCATGTCTTGCGCACGGCGCAGATGGAAACCGCTTTGCGGCGCGAGCGCAAGCGTTCCGATGAATTGCTGAAATTGACGAACAGCCTTCTCTCGTTGATCTCGCTGGAGGCGGGCACGCCCCTAAACGACATCATCGGCTTTTCCGACTGTATCCGGCAGCAAATCGACGGTCCGGTAGGAGAAAGCTATCTGAAATATGCGGCGCAGATCGACGCCGCAGCGCGACAGCTGCAAGACGATTTCATGGACCTCGTTCAATCCGCCGAGCTTTCTGCGGGCTCGTCGCGGCTCTCGGAAGACGAATATCCGGCAAGCAAGATTCTCGACGCCGTCGTCGCGGACATTTCGCCGGAATGGTTGCGCCTGGTCTTGGTGGACATCCATAAGCCGACGGAGACGTTCGACGTCCGATGCGATCTGATGCGGCTCGCGCGCGCAATTGGCCATCTCGCAGAAGACGTCATGCGCGGTGCGGGGCATGTGGATTTGGCCATGTCGCGAACGCCGGACGGCGGCGCGCTCGTAACAATCGTCGCGACAGACGCGTCACAGACCCCGCCGGCCGTTTGTCTTGAAAGTCGCCAAGGCATGGGGATGGCCTTCGCGCGCTGCGTTATCGAGCTTCATGGCGGCGCGCTAAGGAGCGAGAAACGCGCCGAAGGCGCAACCCTTATCGAGATTTTCTTGCCCAGCCCGAGCGCACGCGCTGGAAACCCCAGCTTCGCCGGCACAGAGGCAGCATGA
- a CDS encoding putative bifunctional diguanylate cyclase/phosphodiesterase yields the protein MRRSLKNGDFRLVYQPIIDARDETMVGVEALCRWRHPVRGETPPSAFIAIAEESGLIEQLGLFVLRQACLDARNWPGVIVSVNVSPRQFEDERFPEAVLKILAETGLEPSRLELELTENLAVVDLDLARAKMLALQNHGVRVALDDFGSGHSSLNYLLSLPFDKLKVDRFFVSKIESGSASAAIIHAIVSIGRALGMHVTAEGVETAEQQQFLRVAGVHSFQGFRFSRPVDASEISSRLQAQQALAQLLPTPPAPLTMAVDAHGLS from the coding sequence ATGCGCCGCTCATTGAAAAATGGCGATTTCCGTCTCGTCTACCAGCCGATCATCGACGCCAGGGACGAGACGATGGTAGGAGTCGAGGCGCTGTGCCGATGGCGCCACCCTGTTCGCGGCGAGACGCCGCCCTCCGCCTTCATCGCTATCGCCGAGGAATCCGGCCTGATCGAGCAGCTCGGTCTGTTCGTGTTGCGGCAGGCATGTCTCGACGCCCGCAATTGGCCGGGCGTCATTGTCTCGGTCAACGTCTCGCCCCGCCAGTTCGAAGACGAGCGGTTTCCGGAAGCGGTACTGAAGATTCTGGCTGAAACGGGCTTGGAGCCGTCGCGGCTGGAGCTCGAACTCACCGAGAATCTGGCGGTCGTGGATCTCGATCTCGCGCGCGCCAAAATGCTGGCCCTCCAAAATCACGGCGTGCGCGTCGCGCTCGATGATTTTGGCTCCGGCCATTCGAGCCTCAATTATTTGCTGTCTCTTCCTTTCGATAAACTCAAGGTCGACAGGTTCTTCGTGTCGAAAATTGAGTCCGGCTCCGCGAGCGCCGCGATCATCCACGCCATCGTGAGCATTGGACGCGCGCTCGGCATGCATGTCACCGCGGAAGGCGTAGAAACCGCCGAACAGCAGCAGTTCCTACGCGTGGCGGGCGTCCACTCCTTCCAGGGATTTCGATTTAGCCGCCCCGTCGACGCCAGCGAGATTTCATCGAGGCTCCAGGCGCAACAGGCGCTGGCCCAGCTCCTCCCTACGCCGCCGGCGCCCTTGACGATGGCGGTCGACGCGCACGGCCTCTCGTGA